In Anopheles arabiensis isolate DONGOLA chromosome 2, AaraD3, whole genome shotgun sequence, the genomic window AATTTGCCGAACCCTGTAAAAAGAGTGCGATTTTATTGCGaacaaaatatacatattttaacacgagagagagaatcCACCACGATCGTCATTCCCGTTTCGCCATATCGCTTTAGTCGTCTTCCGAAAAGAACAGTTCCAGCAGGTCGGCCTTGCCACACTGTTCACCTTCGAGGCGCTGCGGCTGCTTCCACCGGATCATGGTCGGAATGACGGACAGATGCGTGTTAGTGTCCTTGCGGAAAGGATTGTTCATATCCTTCCAGCTACGGTGCAGGAAAAGGAAAGTCGAACGATCAGCATGACAATGAGGTTGTGAGAAAACCCGGTTTCAATACTCACGTTGGACGATCGCCCACATCGACGTAGATGAAATGCGAATTCTCCGGAGCGTTCGTTTCGATCGCCTTCTCAATGAATGGTGCCACTGTTGGAGAAAAGGGGAAGAGTTGATTAATTCATCCGTTCGGGTACTGTACCAGCCCATTCCTGCCATTACCATCGACACAGTCGCCACACCAGCTCAAACCATTCTCGAGCTTTGCGCCGGTGAAGAGAATATTGATCGCACCGCCGTTTCCGTTGAAGTCTTTCATAAATGCAACGAATGCATC contains:
- the LOC120898870 gene encoding thioredoxin domain-containing protein 17-like, which produces MVHKHHVAGYDAFVAFMKDFNGNGGAINILFTGAKLENGLSWCGDCVDVAPFIEKAIETNAPENSHFIYVDVGDRPTWKDMNNPFRKDTNTHLSVIPTMIRWKQPQRLEGEQCGKADLLELFFSEDD